GCTCCCCCGAGGAGGAGGCGCTCTACCAGGCCCGCCAGGCCCTCCCGCGCGAGGTCGTCGACGCGCTCGACGCGGTCCACCGCCTCGAGCGCCGCTACCACACCATCTCGCCCGAGCAGGCGAAGAGCGCGATCCTGCTCCTCCTCGGCGAGGAGCACCAGGACAAAGCGCCCGTCTTCCTCAAGGCGAAGTGAGTTCGCCCAAGGATTCTTGCGGCTTCGCGCCGCTTCGCGCGCGATGCCGGGCGAGCTGCGCTGCAAGGATTGCCGATATTGGTACGGCGCGGAGGACGACGAGTACGGTCCTTGCCAACTCAAGCTCCAGCGCAGCGACCCGAAGTTCGTCACGTTCGGCCACCACGACTGCGACGAGCCGCAGGCGCGCCGCGAATACGGAGTCGCATGAGATACCGACCGCTCGAAGCGGCCGACGTTCCGTGGGCCGTCGAGCTGCTGCGGTCCGAGGGGTGGTCCTTCGACGCGGGTGAGCTGCGTCGGCTCCTCGCGCTCGGCGGCGGTCGTGTCGCGGAATCGGCGGGCGCGCCGCTCGGGTTGCTGACGCACACCGTCCACGGCGACGCCGCCTGGATCGGCAACGTCGTCGTCGCGCCCGAGGCGCGGGGCCGCGGTCTCGGCGAGGCGCTCGTCGCCGACGCGGTCCGCGCGCTCGAGGCGGCGGGCGTCGCGACGGTGGGGCTCTACAGCGTTCCCAAGGCCGTCGCGCTCTACGCGCGCCTCGGCTTCGACCGGCTTCGTGACGTCGCGAGCTGGTCCCGCGAGGACGCCGCCGCGCCGGCCTTTCCCGCGGGCATCGCGCCCCTCTCCGACGTCCGGGAGGCCCTCGCGCTCGACCGGGCGGCGTTCGGCGCCGACCGGGGGCGCATGCTCGCCGCGCTCCGCGCGGACCACCCCGGAACGACGTTCGCGGCGCGCGGACGCGACGGCCGGCTCGAAGGCTACGCCATCCTCAAGCGATCGCCGTCGGGGGGCGAGGTGGGGCCCCTCGTCGTCTCGGGAGAAGGAGGCGAAGGCGTCGCGTCGCGCCTTCTCGACGCGTGCCTCGCCCGCGCCGAGGGACCCGTCGAGACCGGGTTCGACCTGGCCCACCCGTACGCCCGCAAGCTTCTCGAGGCGCGGGGCTTCGGTCCCGGCTTCACGGCCACGTACATGATCCGGGGCCGAGGGCTCGCTCCCCCGGCGCCCGACGGCGTTGTCCTCTTCGGGGCCATGGAGAAGGGATGAGCGACGGAATCCGCCGAAGGGATGGAGACAAGCTTTTTGACGGCCCTCCCGTCATGAAGCGCGTGCTCCACGTCCACGACACGCGGACGCGCTCCCGCCGGCCTTTCGAGACGCTCGAGGCCGGCAAGGCGCGCATGTACGTCTGCGGTCCGAGCGTGTACGACCGAAGCCACGTCGGCCATGCACGCAGCTACGTCGCGTTCGACGTGGTGAAACGCTGGCTCCTCGCGAAAGGGTACGACGTCGAGCACGTCCAGAACTTCACGGACATCGAGGAGAACATCTCCAAGCGGGCGCTTGCGAACGGAGAACCGCCGCTGGCCTACGCCGATCGGTACATCCGCGTCTTCTTCGAGGAGATGGACGCGCTCCGCATCGTGCGCGCGACGCATTATCCGCGCGTCTCCCAGAACACCGAGCGCATCATCGAGATCGTGAAGGAGCTTCTCGACCGGGGCCTCGCCTACAAGGTCGAATGCCGCGACGGCGCCTGCGATGTCTACTACGACACGTCGAAGGATCCCACGTTCGGATCGCTCGCGGGCGCGAGCCTCGACGATCTCGTCGTCGCCGGCGCGAAGGAGGCGGGCGAGCGGCGGCATCCGGCCGATTTCGCCCTCTGGAAAAGCCGCGAGGACTGGGGCATCGCCTGGGACTCGCCGTGGGGACGCGGTCGCCCGGGGTGGCACATCGAATGCACCGCGATGGCGATCGGGCACCTCGGGCCCACGCTCGACCTCCATGGAGGCGGTCTCGACCTCGTCTTTCCGCACCACGAGAGCGAAGCCGCGGTCGGGCGGGCATGGACCGGGAAGGAGTTCTCGCGTCACTGGCTCCACAACGGCTTCGTGACCGTGACGGGCGCGAAGATGTCGAAGAGCAAGAACAACTTCGTGACGCTTCGGGAGGCGCTCGCGGGCCGGGATCCCGAAGCCGTCAGGGCCTACCTGCTCTCGACCCAGTACCGTGCGCCGTTCGATTTCGACGCGGCAGCCATCAAGCCGTGGGAGGGGCGCCTCGCGGAAGCGCGACGCGCCATCGACGCGCTTGCGGCGCGCGCCTCAGGCGCGCCCGCGCCGAACGCCGCGGTGGACGACGCCCGCGGACGCTTCGTCGAGGCGATGGACGACGATTTCGACACGCCGCGCGCGATCGAGGCCGCCTTCGACGTCGTCCGTTGGGCCGCCGGGAGGGGGTCGCAGGCGACGCCCGCCGAAGCCGCGCGGGCCCTCGACTTCCTCCGCAACGCCGCCGACGCGCTCGGACTCTTCTGGACGCTCGAACGCCGCTTCGCGCGCTCGCGCGCGCCGGCCGCGACGACGGCCTAATCCTCGGCGTACGCGACGAGATCCTCGACCCGGAGGGCGAGGTCCTTGCCGACCTGCACGTACGTCTTGGTGTACACGCCGCCGGGCGTCAGGGTCTTCGGCGGCAGGCTCGCCTCGAGGACGCGAAGCCCGTTCCACGCATCGCCCGTGGCCTGGAGCTCGATGTCGGACATCCGCGCGGGGGGCGCGTAGGCCGCGTGCGCGGCAGCCTGCGCCTCCTCGGGCGACATCGCTTCGGCGACGGGCTCGGGGCGGCGACGGACGAGGAGGAGCATCTCCAGGATGAACAGGATGACGAGGACGGCCGTCACGGCCATGGCCCAGAGGTCGAGGTTGTCGGTGAAGAGGAACGGGATCCAACCGAGGGCCATCGTGACGAGCAGCACGACGAGCAGCAGGCCGAGGGAGGGGAGGACCCAGAGGGGCCACGTTCGGCGCGTGCGGATGAGGTAGTCCTGGCCGTCGGCCATCGGGCGGGAATGGCAGGAGCGCGGGAAGAAGGTTGTCATCGATGTCCGGTCCAACCGGACCGGCGCGCGCCGACACTGCGACACTGCGGCAAACCCCGCGCGTTCAAGCACCCTCCCCGTGAGCTACGCTCGCGGTTTCCAGGAGGAAACCGGTCAGGGGTTGACGCGCATGGCGGAAACGTCGAACGGGGCGGACAGGGAAGCGAGCATCGACATGGCGGCCTGCCCGGAGTGCGGGGCGGGTCGGCTCGTCCACGACCACGCTCGGGGCGAGGTGCACTGCGCGCAGTGCGGCATCGTCGTCGAGGAGAACATGATCGACGCGGGGGCCGAATGGAGGGCGTTCGACGCGGACCAGCGCCGCGACAAGGAGCGCGTGGGCGCGCCGCTCACCGTCATGCAGCACGACCTCGGCCTCGGGACCGTCATGTGGGGCCGAACGGACGCGCACGGCAAGGCCATCTCGGGCTCCGACATGGGCAGGATCCGGCGCCTCCAGAAGTGGGACCGCCGCGCCCGCTTCAAGCGCGGCGCCGAGCGCAACCTCGCGCAGGCCCTCGCCGAGATCAAACGCATGGGCTCGGCCCTCGACGTTCCGAAGAGCGTCATGGAGGGCGCCGCGGTCATCTACCGCGAAGCCGCCGTCAAGAACCTCATCCGCGGCCGCAGCATCGACTCGGTCGCCGCCGCCTCCATCTACGCGGCCATGCGCGACAATGGCGTTCCGCGAAGCCTCGAGGAGGTCGCGGAAGTGAGCCGCACGAAGAAGCGCGAGATCGGACGCGTCTACAAGGTCGTCGCGGCCGAGCTTTCCCTCAACCTCAAGCCCGTCTCGCCGGCCTCGTTCATCCCCCGATTCGCGAGCCGACTCAGGCTCGGGAACGTTTCGGAGATGCGCGCGATGGAGCTCGTCCAGCGCGCCGTCGAGGCCGAGGTCGTGAGCGGCAAGGATCCCAAATCGGTCGCCGCGGGTGCGATCTACATCGCGAGCGTCCTTGCGGGCGAGCCGCGCACGCAGAAGGACGTGAGCGAGGCCTCGGGCGTCACCGAGGTCACGATCCGCAACCGCTACAAGGAGCTCATCGACGCGCTGAAGCTCGACTTCGACTTCGGTTAAGCTGATCGAGTCACCCGGAGACGGTCGTCGGGGCGCCGCCGCGCCCCGACGGTCAGTCCCGTCGCACGAGCGCCGCGATCGCCCCGTCCGCGACCCGCGCGACGGTCTCGTCGAGGGAGCCCGGCGGCGCGGGCGACCACGTGTCGCCGTCGAACGTGTCCGCGACGATCACGGCGGCGCCCGCCTCGAAGCCGCGGAAGCGCGCGACCGCGAAGAGCGCGGCCGATTCCATCTCGACCGCGACGCAGCCGAGCCGGCGGAAGCGCGCGAGCGCTCCGACCGTCTCCCGGTAGGGCGCGTCCGTCGTCCACGCCGCCCCGGGTCGCGCGCGGGGAATCGCCGCAAGCAGCGCCTTCGCGGCGTCGGGGGACGCCTCCGCGAAATCGCCCGTCGCGCCGTAGTGCCACGAGGTTCCCTCGTCGCGCGCCGAGCGCTCGAGGACGACGACGTCGCCGCGCGCGACGCCGCCGAGGCCGCCCGCGAAGCCGATGCCCACGACGTGCCGCGCCCCGGCGGCAACGAGCTTCTCGGCGACGAGCGCGGTCGCGGGCGCGCCGAGGCCCGGGTGCGCGAGGGCGACCTCGACGCCGTCCGCGCGGCCGACGAGCACCGGGCGCTCGGCCGCGAAGCCGACCGTCTCGACGTCCGCGAGCCTCGCGCGCGCGGCCTCGAAGAGGCGCTCTCCCCACGCGAGGAGGGCGAGGCGGGGCACCGCGCGGGCCTGGGGGCCGGGATGCTCGGCGCGCGTCAGGAGCCCCTTCGCCGGGGTGAGGATCTCGCGGTCGTCCACGCCCCCGCGAGGCGGGCCGCTTCACAAGAACCTATTTGTGCCGCGACCGACCGTCCCCGCTCGTGCCCCGCGAGATCGTGGTCGCCATGTCGGGCGCCTCGGGCGCGCCCTACGGGATCAAGGTCCTCGAGACGCTCGCGAAGACCGACTTCCGCGTGCACCTCGTGACGACGCCTACCGCGGAGCGCATCCTCCGCTACGAAACCGGCCGCGACCCCGCGGACCTCCGGCGCCTCGCGCACGCGGTCCACGCGATCGACGACTTCTTCGCGCCCATCGCCTCGGGCTCGCACGACTTCGCGGGCATGATCGTGGCGCCGTGCTCGATGAAGACCGTCGGGCTCATCGCGAACGGCATCGCAGACGATCTCATCGCGCGCACGGGGGACGTGTGCCTGAAGGAGCGCCGACCGCTCGCGCTTGTCGTGCGCGAGACGCCGCTCTCGACGATCCACCTGCGGAACATGACGACGCTTTCGGAGGCGGGCGCGACGATCGTGCCCGCGATGCCCGCGTTCTACACGAAGCCGAAGTCCATCGACGACATGGTGGCCTACGTCGCGGGGAAGGCGCTCGACGCGCTGCGCGTCCCCCACGACCTGTATCCGCGCTGGAAGCCCATGCCCGAGTGAGGCTCACTCGACCGTGCTGTGGCTTTCGCCGAACGCCGTGATCCTCAGGTGGTACTTGATCGTGTACGGGAAGCAGCCCATGCAGCCTTGGAGCCCGAGATGGAGCGGGTCGGGGACGTCCGCGAATTCCGCGAGCATCCGGAAGCCCCATCGGCTCTCGGGCGCGTAGGGCGAGTCCATCGCGAAGTCCGTGACGGGAATCTCGAAGCGGTAGGTCTTCAGGTTGCCGTTCGGGTCGTCGATCCGGTTCATCGTGGGGTCGAAGCTCGCGATGCGCGGCTGCTCGGAAGCGTTGTGGTAGTCGAGGAAGAGCTTCACGGGAGTCATCGGGGCCTCGATGGACTTCACCTCGACTTCGATGAGGAGCTTCTTCGAGCCGTAGGTGATGACGCGCTCGGGGCGGTTCCAGCTCGCGTCGTCGCCCGTGATCAAGAACTGCGTCGTGCCGAAAGCGCGGGTCTCCGTGTCCTTGTCGAACACGACACGCTCGTTCTTCTCGGCGTAGAGGTCCGGGTGCGGCGGCCACGCGACGACGTTGTGGCCGCGGACGGCCGTGATGGTGATGTTGAAGTAAACCGAAGCGGGCTCCTCCGTGAACACGCGGAAGAGCCATTGGCTCGCGACCGCGTGCGGCGTGTCGGCCTCGTGCGGCTTCACGTCGATGACGAGCGGCTTGCCGGGCTCGAGCTTCCCGCCCTCGTGGAAGCCGCCGGGCGCGTCGAGCGGCGTGAGGTACTTGAGACGGAAGTGCGCGAGCGGATGGGGCCCGGGGTCGAGCGGCGTGATCCGGATGTCCTTCACCACGATCTCGAGCTGCGACGTGCCTTCGAACACGAGGTTCGGAGGCGCCGGCTGAAGATCGGCGATCGCGGTCCCGGGCGGGGCGCCCGGCGGGAGGAGCGGGAAGGGGATGAACCAGTATTCGTCGGACAGGATGTCGATGCGGCTGCGCCCGGCCCAGTAGTCGTGGTCGTGCGACATGCCGCCCGAGCCCTTCTCCGTGCGGTTCGTCTCGTCGAAGGCCGAGATGTCGCGACCATCGGGCGTCGTCGTGTCGAACTCGGATTCGTTCGCGGTCGGATCGAGGTTTGCGCCGGGCTCCGGCCGGTCCGACCCGCCCACGCATCCCGCGAACGGGACGGCGACGAGAAGGACGGCGAGGAGCGCGGCCCGGGTGTGCGACGTCAGGGCCATGCTCTCCCAGCGGGCGAAGTGCCTCCGAGGCCTCTTAAGGCATTCCGTCGCCAGGACGCGCGGCGGGGGAGTCGGCGGGGACCGCGACGGTCCATCGCCCGTCCTCGCGGACGGCGATGAGGCCCCGGCGCGCGAGCGTCTTGACGTGATGGTTCGCGCCCTGCTTCGTGATCCCGAGGCGCTCCGCGATCTCCCGCTGGGAAAGAGGCCCCTCCGCGAGCATGGCGAGGATGCGTCCCTGCGCGGGCGAAGGGGTCGTCGCGGCGAGGACCGCGGGCGACGTTCCGGCGACGAAGAACCGCCGCAAGGCCCCGTCGCGGCGACTGGTGACGAGCCGGTGCCGCTCGAGCGTCCGGAGATGGTGCACGAGCGTGCCGGATGCGGCGCGGAATCGGGCGCGCAGCTCCGTGAACGTGACGCCGGGCGTCGCCTTGATCGCCTCGAGAAGCGCGGCGCGCAGCTTGTGGCCCGTCACGTCGTCGCGCGCGAGCCTCGTGTAGAGCCCGGCGAAAGGGGCGAGGAGCGCCCATCGCGCGGCCTCGGAGCGCGCGGCGGCGACGAGCGCGAGGAGCGCCGCGACGAACGCGACGACGGCGGAGACGATCCAGGAGAGGGCGCCGTCCCCCGCGCGGTCCTCGTGGATGCGGGCGGGGTCCGAGGGCCAGAAGTACTGCCGGTCCGCGACGGATTCGACGCCCGTCGCGCGATCGCGCGCGACGAGCACGAGCGCGTCGAACCCCTGGAAACGCGCGGGCGGCCTGCCGTCGGTCGTGATGGTGAGCGTGGCCGTGCGGTGGTCCCCCGGCTCGAGGAGGAGCAGGGGCGGATCGACGCGCGTCGCGAGGCGGCCTTCGCCGAGCGCGACGGCGGAAAGGTCGACGAGGGCGCGGGCGTCGCCCGCGTTCCCCACGAAGAACGCGACGTCGTAGGAGCCGTACGGGAGGTCCGCCCGCTCGCGCCACTGGTTGGCCCCGACCACGAGCGCAGGGTCGTTCTCGCTCACGCGGGCGCCGCTCCACCAGCGCGCGAGCTCGCGTCCCGTGAGCGCGTCGCGGGCCACGAAGTCGATGACGGTCTTCGCGCCGACGCTCGGGGGACCGGTGACGTTGCCGGAGAATACCGCGGCCCCGCTCCCGTTGAACGCGAACGAGAAGCGGGAAGGCTCCACGCTCCAGCCCGCATCGCGCGGTCGCGCCTCGACCATGCCCGATTGCGGAAACCAACCGGGGTTGTGGATCTGGAGGCGGAACGGCGCTCGGCCTCCCGGCGCGGGAAGAAGGGGGGCCGTCGCGTCGATCGAGAAGGCGTTCCAGTCGCGCTCGGGCGGGGTGGGGCCACCGGGCCACGCGTAGGCGGGCGAATCCCTCTCGGGTCCTTCGCGCGTGTAGACGTTGACGACGAACCGCGCCTCGCCGAAAAGGGGCCCGTCGGGCGGCGACGGCAGGCTCGACACCGGGCGCGCCCCGAGCACGACGTCGATGCGTCCCTGGCGGGGCGCCTCGCGCGCGAGCTCGACGGCGATCCGCGTCTCGAACGTGCCGCCCGGCTCCACGCGGACCGTTCGGGCGTGCGCGTCGCTTCGGGCGGCCCATGCGTCCGCGGGGAGGTCGCTCGTCGCGAGGAGCGTGAGCGTCGCCTCGATCGCATGGGCGGACGGGTTGTGGAATCGCACGTCGAAGGGGTAATTTTCGACCGCCGAAAGACCGATCTCGTCGCGCGAGAGGCTCGGGATCAGCGCCACCACCGTCGCCTCGAGCGCCGCGCCCGCGAGGATCTCGTCGGCGCCCGCGCGTCGCGCCTCGATCGCGATCGTCGCGGGGCCCGTCGGCTCGTGGACGCGCGGCGCGGTCACGCGCAGCGTGAAGGCGCGCGTCGCGCCCGCGGGAATCGTGCCCGAGGACGGGACGACCTCGACCCCGAAACCCGCGGGCGCGATGGCCTTGAGGTCCACGCTCGTCGCCGCCGGCCCCGGATTCGCCACGAAGACGCGGAGGTGCCGCGACTCGCCGGGCGCGAGGACGAGGTCGCCGTCCTCGACGGTCACGACCAGGCCGGCCTGGGCGAGGCCGGCGGGGACGCCCGCGATGAGCGCGACGAGCGTCGCGAGGGCGAGGGTGCGCACGGGACCGCCAAGCGCCATGGGGACCATAGGAAGGCGCGAAAGGCGACTTGACCGCTATTTCAGCCTTTCCGCGCCCCCAGCTCCGCGCTGCGCTTGGCGGCCGCCTCCACCGCGTCCATGACGGTCGCGCGGAAGCCGCCCTTCTCGAGCATGTGCAGGCCCGCCATCGTGGTGCCCGCGGGCGAGGCGACCCGGTCCTTCAGCTCCGCCGGGTGGCCGCCGCGCTCCACGAGGAGGCGCGCCGTGCCGAGGAGCGTCTGCAGGGCGAGCGCCCGCGCCTGGTCGCGCGCGAGGCCCGCCTTCACGCCGCCGTCCGCGAGCGCCTCCACGAACGCCGCGACGAACGCGGGGCCGGACCCCGCGAGGCCCGTCACGGCGTCCATCTGCGACTCGTCCACCTCGAGCACGTACCCGAGCGGCGCGAAGAGGCCGCGGGCGAGCGCGACGTGCGCGTCCGTCGCCCGCGCGCCCCGCGCGAGGCACGTCGCGGCCTCGCCCACGCTCGCGGGCGCGTTCGGCATCGCGCGCACGACGGGCGTCTCGCCGCCGAGCGCCGCCTCGAGCGTTTCGAGGCGGACGCCCGCCGCGACGGAGATGACGACCGCGCCCCCGGCGAGGCGTCCCTCGAGCGCCGCGAGCACGCCCGCGACGCCCGCGGGCTTCACCGCGACCACGACCACGCTCGCGCCGCGCGCCGCGTCGGCCCAGTCCTCCGCGAAGCGCGCGCCCGTGAGGCGCGCAAACTGCTCCGCGCGCGCCGGCGTGCGGTTCGCGACCGCGACCGCGTCCGCGCGCACGAGGCCCGCGTCGAGGAGGCCGTTTGCGAGCGCGGCGCCCATCGCGCCGCACCCGAGGATCGCGACCCTGCCGT
The DNA window shown above is from Candidatus Thermoplasmatota archaeon and carries:
- a CDS encoding GNAT family N-acetyltransferase; amino-acid sequence: MRYRPLEAADVPWAVELLRSEGWSFDAGELRRLLALGGGRVAESAGAPLGLLTHTVHGDAAWIGNVVVAPEARGRGLGEALVADAVRALEAAGVATVGLYSVPKAVALYARLGFDRLRDVASWSREDAAAPAFPAGIAPLSDVREALALDRAAFGADRGRMLAALRADHPGTTFAARGRDGRLEGYAILKRSPSGGEVGPLVVSGEGGEGVASRLLDACLARAEGPVETGFDLAHPYARKLLEARGFGPGFTATYMIRGRGLAPPAPDGVVLFGAMEKG
- the cysS gene encoding cysteine--tRNA ligase; amino-acid sequence: MLHVHDTRTRSRRPFETLEAGKARMYVCGPSVYDRSHVGHARSYVAFDVVKRWLLAKGYDVEHVQNFTDIEENISKRALANGEPPLAYADRYIRVFFEEMDALRIVRATHYPRVSQNTERIIEIVKELLDRGLAYKVECRDGACDVYYDTSKDPTFGSLAGASLDDLVVAGAKEAGERRHPADFALWKSREDWGIAWDSPWGRGRPGWHIECTAMAIGHLGPTLDLHGGGLDLVFPHHESEAAVGRAWTGKEFSRHWLHNGFVTVTGAKMSKSKNNFVTLREALAGRDPEAVRAYLLSTQYRAPFDFDAAAIKPWEGRLAEARRAIDALAARASGAPAPNAAVDDARGRFVEAMDDDFDTPRAIEAAFDVVRWAAGRGSQATPAEAARALDFLRNAADALGLFWTLERRFARSRAPAATTA
- a CDS encoding transcription initiation factor IIB; translation: MAACPECGAGRLVHDHARGEVHCAQCGIVVEENMIDAGAEWRAFDADQRRDKERVGAPLTVMQHDLGLGTVMWGRTDAHGKAISGSDMGRIRRLQKWDRRARFKRGAERNLAQALAEIKRMGSALDVPKSVMEGAAVIYREAAVKNLIRGRSIDSVAAASIYAAMRDNGVPRSLEEVAEVSRTKKREIGRVYKVVAAELSLNLKPVSPASFIPRFASRLRLGNVSEMRAMELVQRAVEAEVVSGKDPKSVAAGAIYIASVLAGEPRTQKDVSEASGVTEVTIRNRYKELIDALKLDFDFG
- a CDS encoding purine-nucleoside phosphorylase, with the translated sequence MDDREILTPAKGLLTRAEHPGPQARAVPRLALLAWGERLFEAARARLADVETVGFAAERPVLVGRADGVEVALAHPGLGAPATALVAEKLVAAGARHVVGIGFAGGLGGVARGDVVVLERSARDEGTSWHYGATGDFAEASPDAAKALLAAIPRARPGAAWTTDAPYRETVGALARFRRLGCVAVEMESAALFAVARFRGFEAGAAVIVADTFDGDTWSPAPPGSLDETVARVADGAIAALVRRD
- a CDS encoding UbiX family flavin prenyltransferase; protein product: MPREIVVAMSGASGAPYGIKVLETLAKTDFRVHLVTTPTAERILRYETGRDPADLRRLAHAVHAIDDFFAPIASGSHDFAGMIVAPCSMKTVGLIANGIADDLIARTGDVCLKERRPLALVVRETPLSTIHLRNMTTLSEAGATIVPAMPAFYTKPKSIDDMVAYVAGKALDALRVPHDLYPRWKPMPE
- a CDS encoding MarR family transcriptional regulator, with product MRTLALATLVALIAGVPAGLAQAGLVVTVEDGDLVLAPGESRHLRVFVANPGPAATSVDLKAIAPAGFGVEVVPSSGTIPAGATRAFTLRVTAPRVHEPTGPATIAIEARRAGADEILAGAALEATVVALIPSLSRDEIGLSAVENYPFDVRFHNPSAHAIEATLTLLATSDLPADAWAARSDAHARTVRVEPGGTFETRIAVELAREAPRQGRIDVVLGARPVSSLPSPPDGPLFGEARFVVNVYTREGPERDSPAYAWPGGPTPPERDWNAFSIDATAPLLPAPGGRAPFRLQIHNPGWFPQSGMVEARPRDAGWSVEPSRFSFAFNGSGAAVFSGNVTGPPSVGAKTVIDFVARDALTGRELARWWSGARVSENDPALVVGANQWRERADLPYGSYDVAFFVGNAGDARALVDLSAVALGEGRLATRVDPPLLLLEPGDHRTATLTITTDGRPPARFQGFDALVLVARDRATGVESVADRQYFWPSDPARIHEDRAGDGALSWIVSAVVAFVAALLALVAAARSEAARWALLAPFAGLYTRLARDDVTGHKLRAALLEAIKATPGVTFTELRARFRAASGTLVHHLRTLERHRLVTSRRDGALRRFFVAGTSPAVLAATTPSPAQGRILAMLAEGPLSQREIAERLGITKQGANHHVKTLARRGLIAVREDGRWTVAVPADSPAARPGDGMP
- the proC gene encoding pyrroline-5-carboxylate reductase, which gives rise to MRVFLVRESQVSRTTFDGRVAILGCGAMGAALANGLLDAGLVRADAVAVANRTPARAEQFARLTGARFAEDWADAARGASVVVVAVKPAGVAGVLAALEGRLAGGAVVISVAAGVRLETLEAALGGETPVVRAMPNAPASVGEAATCLARGARATDAHVALARGLFAPLGYVLEVDESQMDAVTGLAGSGPAFVAAFVEALADGGVKAGLARDQARALALQTLLGTARLLVERGGHPAELKDRVASPAGTTMAGLHMLEKGGFRATVMDAVEAAAKRSAELGARKG